The window ACAAGGTAGCTGTACCGGAAGGTGCGGCTGGATCACCTCCTTTCTAAGGAGCAAGCAAGGCCCTGCTCTCCCCTTTTTCAGGTCCTTTGGGGGCGCCTTCGGGCGCCCTTTTTTGTTGCCGGGAGGAGGAGTGCGAAGGAAGCGACAGGTCCGGGTGGCCAGGAAACGGGTGGTGTCCGCCGGGGGCGTGGTCCTGCGGGGGAGGGGGCCGGAGGTGCTGGTGGTGTCCCTGAAGGGGGGAAGGGTGGTGACCCTGCCCAAGGGCCAGGTGGAGCCCGGGGAGTGCTATCCGGAAACGGCGGTGCGGGAGGTGCGGGAGGAAACCGGGGTGGAGGCGGCGGTGCTTTCCCCTTTGGGCAAGGTGCGCTACTACTTCACCGTGAGGAACGGGGGAGAACCGGTTACGGTGAGCAAGGAGGTGCACTATTTTCTCATGGCCTACCGGGGAGGCGAGCCCAGGCCTCAGCTTTCCGAGGTGGAGGCGGCCTTCTTCCTACCGGTTTCCGAAGCCTTGGAACGGCTTTCCTATCCCAACGAGCGGGAGATGCTGCGCAAGGCCCTGGCCCGCCTGCGCCCTTCCCGGCTGGATTCCTCCCTGGGGCCCGGGGCCTAGGGGTGGGCCTTGGGGTCCAGGAGGGCCCAGGCGGCCTCCTCCGGGGAAAGCTCCCCCCGGGCCACCCTGGCTACCAGGTCCTCTGCGCCTTGGGTTCTCTGCCGCCCCCATTCCTGGATGACGCTTTCCACCTCAAACCGGGCCCGCTCCAGACGGTGGGCCTCCAGGAGCCCGTGGGCCAGAAGGTGCTGATAATG of the Thermus caldifontis genome contains:
- a CDS encoding NUDIX hydrolase, whose translation is MRRKRQVRVARKRVVSAGGVVLRGRGPEVLVVSLKGGRVVTLPKGQVEPGECYPETAVREVREETGVEAAVLSPLGKVRYYFTVRNGGEPVTVSKEVHYFLMAYRGGEPRPQLSEVEAAFFLPVSEALERLSYPNEREMLRKALARLRPSRLDSSLGPGA